The proteins below are encoded in one region of Limnohabitans sp. 63ED37-2:
- the mlaE gene encoding lipid asymmetry maintenance ABC transporter permease subunit MlaE, translated as MITALLGALGASTRQLLADWGFAARLFFKLLGMTGAALKRFALVRDQIHFLGNYSLAIITVSGLFVGFVLGLQGYYTLQRYGSAEALGLLVALSLVRELGPVVAALLFAGRAGASLTAEIGLMRAGEQLTALEMMAVDPLQRILAPRFWGGIIALPLLAAVFSAVGILGGYVVGVLLIGVDAGSFWSQMQGGVDVFKDVGNGIIKSVVFGVAVTFIALLQGYVAKPTPEGVASATTRSVVVSSLSVLGLDFILTAMMFSI; from the coding sequence ATGATCACCGCTTTGTTGGGCGCTCTAGGCGCATCCACAAGGCAGTTGCTGGCCGACTGGGGATTCGCCGCGCGTTTGTTTTTTAAGTTGCTGGGCATGACGGGCGCAGCCCTCAAGCGCTTTGCCCTGGTGCGCGACCAGATCCATTTTTTGGGCAATTACTCGTTGGCCATCATCACTGTTTCTGGCTTGTTTGTGGGCTTTGTGCTGGGTTTGCAGGGGTACTACACCTTGCAGCGTTATGGCTCTGCCGAGGCGCTGGGTTTGCTCGTGGCCCTGAGCTTGGTGCGTGAGCTGGGTCCGGTGGTGGCCGCTTTGCTGTTTGCGGGTCGCGCCGGGGCATCGCTCACGGCCGAGATCGGCCTGATGCGTGCGGGTGAGCAACTTACCGCCCTGGAGATGATGGCGGTGGACCCGCTGCAACGCATTTTGGCCCCGCGCTTTTGGGGTGGCATCATCGCTTTGCCCTTGCTGGCTGCGGTGTTCAGTGCGGTGGGTATTCTGGGCGGCTATGTGGTGGGTGTCTTGTTGATTGGTGTGGATGCAGGGTCCTTCTGGAGCCAGATGCAGGGCGGCGTCGACGTGTTCAAGGACGTGGGCAACGGCATCATCAAAAGCGTGGTGTTTGGTGTGGCCGTGACCTTCATCGCCTTGCTCCAAGGCTATGTGGCCAAGCCCACCCCTGAAGGCGTGGCCAGTGCCACGACCCGCAGCGTGGTGGTTTCATCTTTGTCGGTGTTGGGTCTGGACTTCATCCTGACCGCGATGATGTTCAGCATTTGA
- the mlaD gene encoding outer membrane lipid asymmetry maintenance protein MlaD, protein MQRSKNDVWVGLFVMLGAVAVLFLALKAANLLTWSFNQDYEVTAKFDNIGGLKPGAAVKSAGVVVGRVKKIEFDGESFQAKVTLGMQPQHAFPQDSSLKILTSGLLGEQYLDVAPGADEKNLAAGDRIGSTQSAVILENLISQFLFSQAEKSAPESQKP, encoded by the coding sequence ATGCAACGTTCAAAAAATGATGTATGGGTTGGTTTGTTTGTCATGCTCGGGGCCGTGGCCGTGCTGTTTTTGGCGCTCAAGGCGGCCAACTTGCTGACTTGGAGCTTCAACCAAGACTACGAGGTCACGGCCAAGTTCGACAACATCGGCGGGCTCAAGCCCGGCGCTGCGGTCAAGAGTGCCGGGGTGGTGGTCGGTCGTGTCAAGAAGATCGAATTTGACGGCGAGTCCTTCCAAGCCAAGGTCACCTTGGGGATGCAGCCCCAGCACGCCTTTCCGCAAGACAGTTCCCTCAAGATCCTCACCAGCGGATTACTGGGTGAGCAATACCTTGACGTCGCGCCCGGCGCTGACGAGAAAAACCTGGCCGCCGGAGACCGCATTGGCTCCACCCAGTCGGCCGTCATCCTGGAAAACCTGATCAGCCAGTTCTTGTTCAGCCAGGCCGAAAAATCCGCTCCTGAAAGTCAAAAACCATGA
- a CDS encoding ABC transporter ATP-binding protein: MNTPSTPPLVELRDLTFGYGDRVILKNLSFNVPRGQVTALMGVSGGGKTTVLRLIGGQIRASAGQLLFDGQDITPMRQPDLYAARRRMGMLFQFGALFTDMSVFDNVAFPLREHTRLSEDLIRDIVLMKLDAVGLRGARDLKPSEISGGMSRRVALARAIALDPDLIMYDEPFAGLDPISLGTAARLIRRLNDSLGITSVVVSHDVNETFEIADHVVILANGGVAAQGTPAELRASTDPLIHQFVHALSDGPVPFHYPAPTAAQDYDRRSA; this comes from the coding sequence ATGAACACCCCATCCACACCACCACTTGTTGAGCTGCGCGACCTGACATTCGGGTACGGCGACCGTGTCATCTTGAAGAACCTGAGCTTCAATGTGCCGCGAGGACAAGTCACGGCCCTGATGGGGGTGTCAGGTGGGGGCAAAACCACCGTTTTGCGTCTCATTGGCGGGCAGATCCGGGCCAGTGCTGGACAGCTGCTGTTTGACGGCCAAGACATCACCCCCATGCGCCAGCCCGACTTGTACGCAGCCCGCCGCCGCATGGGCATGCTGTTCCAGTTCGGCGCCTTGTTCACCGACATGAGCGTGTTCGACAACGTGGCCTTTCCCTTGCGCGAACACACCCGTTTGTCCGAAGACTTGATCCGCGACATCGTGCTCATGAAGCTCGATGCGGTGGGTTTGCGCGGTGCGCGGGATCTGAAGCCTTCCGAGATCTCCGGTGGCATGAGTCGCCGTGTGGCCTTGGCCCGGGCCATTGCGCTGGACCCCGACCTCATCATGTACGACGAGCCCTTTGCCGGTCTTGACCCGATCTCGCTGGGCACGGCGGCGCGACTGATTCGCCGTCTCAACGACAGCCTGGGCATCACCAGCGTGGTGGTGTCGCACGATGTGAACGAAACTTTCGAAATCGCCGACCATGTGGTGATTTTGGCCAACGGTGGTGTGGCCGCGCAAGGCACGCCCGCTGAGCTGCGGGCCAGCACCGACCCGCTGATCCACCAGTTTGTGCACGCTTTAAGCGATGGCCCCGTGCCCTTCCATTACCCAGCACCTACGGCCGCGCAAGACTATGACCGGAGGTCGGCATGA
- a CDS encoding glutamate synthase-related protein yields MTSASAKEHFQSTGLYDPANEHDACGVGFVAHIKGHKTHAIVTQALKILENLDHRGAVGADALMGDGAGILIQLPDALYRDEMAKQGVALPPFGEYGVGMVFLPKEHASRMACEQELERAVKAEGQVVLGWRDVPVNRDMPMSPTVREKEPIMRQIFIGRGADVIVQDALERKLYVIRKTASAAIQNLRLTHSNEYYIPSMSSRTAVYKGLLLADQVGTYYLDLQDERCVSALGLVHQRFSTNTFPEWPLAHPYRYVAHNGEINTVKGNYNWMKAREGVMSSPVLANDLQKLYPISFAGQSDTATFDNCLELLTMAGYPISQAVMMMIPEPWEQHTTMDERRKAFYEYHAAMLEPWDGPASIVFTDGRQIGATLDRNGLRPSRYIITDDDMVIMGSETGVLPIPESKIVRKWRLQPGKMFLIDLEQGRMINDEELKAGLASAKPYKQWIENLRVKLDDVAEAPVQAAASAVPLLDLQQAFGTTQEDIKFLLAPMASAGEEAIGSMGNDSPLAVLSDKNKPLYNYFKQLFAQVTNPPIDPIREAIVMSLVSFIGPKPNLLDINQVNPPMRLEVSQPILDFADMAKLRNIEQATKGKFKSATLDITYPALWGREGVEAKLASLCAEAVDAIKGGHNILIISDRGVNATQVAVPALLALSAIHQHLVTAGLRTTAGLVVETGTAREVHHFAVLAGYGAEAVHPYLAMETLAALHKELPGDLSAEKAIYNYVKAIGKGLSKIMSKMGVSTYMSYCGAQLFEAIGINTETINKYFTGTSSRVGGIGVFEIAEEAFRMHTAAFGDDPLLATMLDAGGEYAWRARGEEHMWTPDAIAKLQHSTRANNFSTYKEYAQIINDQSKRHMTLRGLFEFKIDPSKAIPLEQVEPAAEIVKRFATGAMSLGSISTEAHATLAVAMNRIGGKSNTGEGGEDANRYRNELKGIPIKLGDSLKSVIGEENVEVDMPLAAGDSLRSRIKQVASGRFGVTAEYLSSADQIQIKMAQGAKPGEGGQLPGGKVSDYIGKLRHSVPGVGLISPPPHHDIYSIEDLAQLIHDLKNVAPHSDISVKLVSEIGVGTIAAGVAKCKADHVVIAGHDGGTGASPWSSVKHAGSPWEIGLAETQQTLVLNGLRGRIRVQADGQMKTGRDVAIGALLGADEFGFATAPLVVEGCIMMRKCHLNTCPVGVATQDPTLRKKFTGKPEHVVNYFFFIAEEVRQIMAQLGIAKFDDLVGRADLLDMKSGVEHWKAKGLDFGRLLAVPQVESTVAVRHVDTQDHGLEKALDNVLIAKSRAAIDKGEKVQFMEVARNVNRSVGAMLSGAVTKVHPEGLPDDTLRIQLEGTGGQSFGAFLAKGITLYLIGEANDYTGKGLSGGRVVVRPSLEFRGVASQNIIVGNTVMYGATTGEAFFAGVAGERFAVRLSGATAVVEGTGDHGCEYMTGGTVAVLGKTGRNFGAGMSGGIAYVYDEDGEFASRCNTAMVSMEKVLSVAEQETQVDRKVWHRDQADEAQLKKLLEDHHKWTGSQRARELLDNWATARAKFVKVFPNEYKRALGEINARKAAKAAQPVTA; encoded by the coding sequence TTCAGCTGCCCGATGCGCTGTACCGCGACGAGATGGCCAAGCAAGGCGTGGCTTTGCCACCGTTTGGTGAATACGGCGTCGGCATGGTCTTCTTGCCCAAAGAGCATGCCTCGCGTATGGCTTGCGAACAAGAACTCGAGCGTGCCGTCAAGGCCGAAGGCCAGGTGGTGCTGGGCTGGCGCGATGTGCCAGTGAACCGCGACATGCCCATGTCGCCCACCGTGCGCGAAAAAGAGCCAATCATGCGTCAGATCTTCATCGGCCGTGGCGCCGATGTGATTGTGCAAGACGCTTTGGAGCGCAAGCTGTACGTGATCCGCAAGACGGCCAGCGCCGCCATCCAGAACCTGCGCCTGACCCACAGCAACGAGTACTACATCCCCAGCATGTCCAGCCGCACCGCGGTTTACAAGGGCTTGCTGCTGGCGGATCAAGTGGGCACCTATTACCTCGACCTGCAAGACGAGCGCTGCGTCTCGGCTTTGGGCTTGGTACACCAGCGTTTCTCCACCAACACCTTCCCCGAGTGGCCATTGGCTCACCCCTACCGCTATGTGGCGCACAACGGCGAGATCAACACCGTCAAGGGCAACTACAACTGGATGAAGGCCCGCGAAGGCGTGATGTCCTCGCCCGTGCTGGCCAATGACCTGCAAAAGCTGTACCCCATCAGCTTCGCCGGTCAGTCCGACACCGCCACATTCGACAACTGCCTGGAACTGCTGACGATGGCGGGTTACCCCATCAGCCAGGCCGTGATGATGATGATCCCTGAGCCATGGGAACAACACACCACCATGGACGAGCGCCGCAAGGCTTTCTACGAATACCACGCGGCGATGTTGGAACCTTGGGACGGCCCAGCCTCGATCGTGTTCACCGACGGCCGCCAGATTGGCGCCACGCTGGACCGCAACGGCCTGCGCCCCTCGCGCTACATCATCACCGACGACGACATGGTCATCATGGGTTCCGAGACCGGCGTGTTGCCGATTCCTGAGAGCAAGATCGTGCGCAAGTGGCGTTTGCAGCCCGGCAAGATGTTCCTGATCGATCTGGAACAAGGCCGCATGATCAACGACGAAGAGTTGAAAGCCGGCCTGGCCAGCGCCAAGCCCTACAAGCAGTGGATCGAAAACCTGCGCGTCAAGCTCGACGACGTGGCCGAAGCCCCTGTGCAAGCCGCGGCCTCCGCCGTGCCTTTGCTCGACCTGCAACAAGCTTTTGGCACCACCCAAGAAGACATCAAATTCTTGTTGGCACCCATGGCCTCTGCCGGTGAAGAAGCCATTGGTTCCATGGGCAACGACAGCCCGCTGGCCGTGCTGTCCGACAAAAACAAGCCGCTGTACAACTACTTCAAGCAGTTGTTCGCGCAAGTGACCAACCCCCCGATCGACCCGATCCGCGAAGCGATCGTGATGTCGCTGGTGTCCTTCATCGGCCCCAAGCCGAACTTGCTGGACATCAACCAGGTCAACCCGCCGATGCGCTTGGAGGTCAGCCAGCCTATCCTGGACTTCGCCGACATGGCCAAGCTGCGCAACATCGAGCAAGCCACCAAAGGCAAGTTCAAGAGCGCGACACTCGACATCACTTACCCCGCCTTGTGGGGCCGTGAAGGCGTGGAAGCCAAGCTGGCCTCGCTGTGCGCCGAAGCCGTGGACGCCATCAAGGGCGGCCACAACATCCTGATCATCAGCGACCGTGGTGTGAACGCCACCCAAGTGGCCGTGCCTGCCTTGTTGGCGCTGTCCGCCATCCACCAGCACTTGGTGACGGCTGGTCTGCGCACCACCGCCGGCTTGGTGGTTGAGACCGGCACCGCCCGCGAAGTGCACCACTTTGCTGTGCTCGCCGGTTACGGCGCAGAAGCTGTTCACCCCTACTTGGCCATGGAAACCCTGGCCGCGCTGCACAAAGAGCTGCCCGGTGACCTGTCGGCCGAGAAAGCCATCTACAACTACGTCAAGGCGATTGGCAAGGGTCTGTCCAAGATCATGTCCAAGATGGGCGTGTCGACCTACATGTCGTATTGCGGTGCGCAGCTGTTCGAAGCCATTGGCATCAACACCGAGACCATCAACAAGTACTTCACCGGCACCTCCAGCCGCGTGGGTGGCATTGGTGTGTTTGAGATCGCTGAAGAAGCCTTCCGCATGCACACCGCCGCCTTTGGTGACGACCCCTTGTTGGCCACCATGTTGGATGCTGGCGGTGAGTACGCATGGCGTGCCCGTGGCGAAGAGCACATGTGGACGCCCGACGCGATTGCCAAGTTGCAGCACTCCACCCGTGCCAACAACTTCAGCACCTACAAGGAATACGCGCAGATCATCAACGACCAAAGCAAGCGCCACATGACGCTGCGCGGTCTGTTCGAGTTCAAGATCGACCCCTCCAAAGCTATTCCGCTGGAGCAGGTCGAGCCTGCAGCCGAGATCGTCAAGCGTTTCGCCACTGGCGCGATGTCGCTGGGTTCGATTTCCACCGAAGCGCACGCCACCCTGGCCGTGGCCATGAACCGCATCGGCGGCAAGAGCAACACGGGCGAGGGCGGTGAAGACGCCAACCGTTACCGCAACGAACTCAAGGGCATCCCGATCAAGTTGGGCGATTCCCTGAAGAGCGTGATCGGCGAAGAAAACGTCGAAGTGGACATGCCTTTGGCTGCCGGTGACAGCCTGCGTTCGCGCATCAAGCAAGTCGCTTCGGGCCGCTTTGGTGTGACTGCTGAATACCTGTCGAGCGCCGACCAGATCCAGATCAAGATGGCCCAAGGCGCCAAGCCCGGTGAAGGCGGTCAGTTGCCCGGCGGCAAAGTGTCTGACTACATCGGCAAGCTGCGCCACTCGGTGCCAGGCGTGGGTCTGATCTCGCCACCACCGCACCACGACATCTATTCCATCGAGGACTTGGCCCAGCTGATCCACGACCTGAAGAACGTGGCCCCCCACAGCGACATCAGCGTCAAGCTCGTGTCTGAAATCGGCGTCGGCACGATTGCTGCCGGTGTGGCCAAGTGCAAGGCCGACCACGTGGTGATCGCGGGCCACGACGGCGGCACGGGCGCATCGCCTTGGTCGTCGGTCAAGCACGCTGGTTCGCCTTGGGAAATCGGTCTGGCCGAGACTCAGCAGACCCTGGTGCTGAACGGCCTGCGTGGTCGCATCCGTGTGCAGGCTGACGGTCAAATGAAGACCGGCCGTGACGTGGCGATTGGCGCTTTGTTGGGTGCAGACGAGTTCGGCTTTGCCACCGCACCGCTGGTGGTCGAGGGCTGCATCATGATGCGCAAGTGCCACCTGAACACCTGCCCGGTGGGCGTTGCTACACAAGACCCCACACTGCGCAAGAAGTTCACCGGCAAGCCTGAGCATGTTGTGAACTACTTCTTCTTCATCGCCGAAGAAGTGCGTCAGATCATGGCGCAGTTGGGCATTGCCAAGTTCGACGATCTGGTGGGCCGTGCCGACCTGCTCGACATGAAGAGCGGCGTGGAGCACTGGAAAGCCAAGGGCCTGGACTTCGGTCGCTTGCTGGCTGTGCCACAGGTCGAATCCACGGTGGCCGTGCGCCATGTGGACACACAAGACCACGGCCTCGAAAAAGCCCTGGACAACGTGCTGATCGCCAAGAGCCGCGCTGCCATCGACAAGGGCGAGAAAGTCCAGTTCATGGAAGTTGCCCGCAACGTGAACCGCTCTGTCGGTGCCATGTTGTCCGGTGCGGTGACTAAAGTGCACCCCGAAGGTTTGCCTGACGACACCCTGCGCATCCAACTGGAAGGCACAGGCGGTCAATCGTTTGGTGCGTTCCTGGCCAAGGGCATCACGCTGTACCTGATCGGCGAAGCCAACGACTACACCGGCAAAGGTTTGTCGGGTGGCCGTGTGGTGGTGCGCCCGAGCCTGGAGTTCCGCGGCGTGGCCTCGCAAAACATCATCGTGGGCAACACCGTCATGTACGGCGCAACCACAGGTGAGGCCTTCTTTGCTGGCGTGGCTGGCGAGCGCTTTGCGGTGCGTCTGTCCGGTGCCACGGCTGTGGTCGAGGGCACAGGCGACCACGGTTGTGAATACATGACTGGCGGCACGGTTGCTGTGCTGGGCAAGACCGGCCGCAACTTCGGCGCGGGCATGAGCGGCGGTATCGCTTATGTGTACGACGAAGACGGTGAATTCGCTTCGCGCTGCAACACCGCCATGGTCAGCATGGAAAAAGTGTTGTCGGTGGCCGAGCAAGAAACGCAAGTGGACCGCAAGGTCTGGCACCGCGACCAGGCCGATGAAGCGCAACTGAAGAAGCTGCTGGAAGACCACCACAAGTGGACCGGCAGCCAGCGTGCCCGCGAGTTGCTGGACAACTGGGCCACGGCCCGTGCCAAGTTCGTGAAGGTGTTCCCGAACGAATACAAACGCGCCCTGGGTGAGATCAACGCACGCAAGGCAGCCAAAGCTGCTCAGCCTGTTACTGCCTGA
- a CDS encoding glutamate synthase subunit beta: protein MGKITGFMEFERIEEGYKPVTERLKNYSEFVIGLTPEQSKTQAARCMDCGTPFCNNGCPVNNIIPDFNDLVYQGDWKNAIEVLHSTNNFPEFTGRICPAPCEAACVVNFNDDAVGIKSIEHAIIDRAWAEGWVTPRPAKVKTGKTVAIIGAGPAGLAAAQQLARAGHDVTLFEKNDRVGGLLRYGIPDFKMEKTHIDRRVEQLQAEGVTIRTSVLVGEWPKDSKVTNWAKETISAEQLKKDFDAVLLTGGSEQSRDLPVPGRELDGIHFAMEFLPQQNKVNAGDKLKGQLRADGKNVIVIGGGDTGSDCVGTSTRHGAVSVTQFEVMPEPPEKENKALVWPYWPMKLRTSSSHDESAEKGLLQREFAISTKAFTGEKGKVTGLTTVHVEFKDGKMVEVPGTEKEYKADMVLLAMGFTNPVATVLDAFGIDKDARGNAKASTDFTGGYATNVNKVFAAGDMRRGQSLVVWAIREGRQAARAVDEFLMGKSDLPR, encoded by the coding sequence ATGGGAAAAATCACAGGTTTCATGGAATTTGAGCGCATCGAAGAGGGCTACAAGCCCGTCACCGAGCGCTTGAAGAACTACAGCGAGTTCGTGATCGGCTTGACGCCCGAGCAGTCCAAAACCCAGGCCGCACGCTGCATGGATTGCGGTACACCGTTTTGCAACAACGGCTGCCCGGTCAACAACATAATCCCGGACTTCAACGACCTGGTGTACCAGGGTGACTGGAAGAACGCGATCGAGGTGCTGCACAGCACCAACAATTTCCCCGAGTTCACCGGCCGCATCTGCCCTGCGCCTTGCGAAGCGGCCTGCGTGGTCAACTTCAACGACGACGCGGTGGGCATCAAGTCCATTGAGCACGCCATCATCGACCGCGCCTGGGCCGAAGGCTGGGTCACACCCCGCCCCGCCAAGGTCAAGACCGGCAAGACCGTGGCCATCATTGGCGCAGGCCCCGCAGGCCTCGCCGCCGCACAGCAGCTGGCTCGCGCTGGCCACGACGTGACCTTGTTCGAGAAGAACGACCGCGTGGGTGGTTTGCTGCGTTACGGCATTCCTGACTTCAAGATGGAAAAGACGCACATTGACCGCCGCGTCGAGCAGCTCCAAGCCGAAGGCGTGACCATCCGCACCAGCGTGCTGGTGGGCGAGTGGCCCAAGGATTCCAAGGTCACCAACTGGGCCAAGGAAACCATTTCTGCCGAGCAACTTAAGAAGGACTTCGACGCGGTGTTGCTCACGGGTGGTTCCGAGCAGTCGCGTGACTTGCCCGTTCCCGGCCGCGAGCTGGACGGCATTCATTTCGCGATGGAATTCCTGCCTCAGCAAAACAAAGTGAATGCCGGCGACAAGCTCAAAGGCCAGCTGCGGGCCGATGGTAAAAACGTCATCGTGATTGGTGGCGGCGACACTGGCAGCGACTGTGTGGGCACCAGCACACGCCACGGCGCGGTCAGCGTCACCCAGTTCGAGGTGATGCCCGAGCCGCCTGAAAAAGAAAACAAGGCGCTGGTCTGGCCTTACTGGCCCATGAAGCTGCGCACCAGCTCCAGCCACGACGAAAGCGCCGAAAAAGGCCTGCTCCAGCGCGAGTTCGCCATTTCCACCAAAGCGTTCACTGGCGAAAAAGGCAAAGTCACCGGATTGACCACGGTGCATGTCGAATTCAAAGACGGCAAGATGGTTGAAGTGCCCGGCACCGAGAAGGAATACAAAGCCGATATGGTCCTGCTCGCCATGGGCTTCACCAACCCGGTCGCCACCGTGCTCGACGCCTTTGGCATCGACAAGGACGCCCGTGGCAACGCCAAGGCCAGCACCGACTTCACGGGCGGCTATGCCACCAATGTGAACAAAGTGTTTGCCGCAGGCGACATGCGCCGGGGCCAGTCACTGGTTGTTTGGGCGATCCGCGAAGGCCGCCAAGCCGCACGCGCGGTCGACGAATTCCTGATGGGCAAAAGCGACTTGCCACGCTGA